A single region of the Branchiostoma lanceolatum isolate klBraLanc5 chromosome 1, klBraLanc5.hap2, whole genome shotgun sequence genome encodes:
- the LOC136437407 gene encoding ensconsin-like isoform X8 — translation MAENGSREQATSLDELRAKRAAGNRSKSADRPAAGKGTARHTSPVPRLPGQPGGFPWQPAEVLDGSPIRSRDERFDAVRARQDQMRQKLALDAAALREKEDRARMLRDQQLEERRRKMADSRLKYEQRHQHVEERRAERLQEEMVRMRAVWERREAALKKTDDGYQRAQAQQQQQQQQQQQQQTQQKRWSWGSNITSPQLSSLFGASPPGGEALRPGQRSLSAVNLSARAEAVTKRLFSPKSPTSEGSPSPSKPASRPRSSQSDHSISSLSPRRDFRRPTSTGAGRARTPMRSRSSDRLRMSSAPPAAGKERAEGDKDGDKENQTKAKPPEKSTPKRTPSPGVKRTPSPAAAKPPPSPRNASTAAAKPPPAPRQSSPATTPGSAGKRPPSPASAASKRPPSPAAAGNKRTPSPASTRARPPSPGAAARSKPTPKPTPKEKTPSPTKEIKKPLVPVKSTPPTIEVTAQPDKEPVKPQVKPAAETKPEEPKAAEPEEKPAEVVVKPAEPEQKPAAPVEPEVKPPVPDETPKPAEPAKPTETPKPAETPKPTETPKPAEPAKEPEPAKAPEPAKAPEPAKAPEPTKPAEKVPAPAEKPAAQPAAPAEDKGKAVLTDEEAAKAALAERRRMVREQREREAELERQRQEEEKRRAEEEEKRRLEEEARLEEEQRRLAEEYKKAEEERLKKAIEEAEKQKREEEEKQKELEKQREEEERKAREEAEKRQRELEERLAKEEQERQERKKRLEMIMSRTRKSGTPGKDKGEKTESGGEAGSESPTKEPSQGTEDVAKETVDRGRAEGESEKEESESEGPSAVPQGDAGQGKSLFDELAEIGGPAGQVSGAAGAQQGSTEDSEEKPDITDQVLVQLGLTPEAPAPASEPATGQEAGDFEELISLDSSTVQHVQAPHQNGSTVHDLIDIGDGHKTSQLDGGDIIEPDNQPIIAFVNGDIKKPVQENVNDLL, via the exons CTGCAGGCAACAGAAGCAAGTCAGCTGACCGGCCTGCTGCAGGAAAGGGCACTGCACGTCACACCTCACCTGTGCCAAGGTTACCCGGGCAACCAGGtgggtttccatggcaaccagctGAAG TGTTGGATGGTTCGCCGATAAGGTCTCGAGATGAACGGTTTGACGCTGTCCGAGCTCGTCAGGATCAGATGCGCCAAAAGCTTG CTCTCGATGCAGCAGCACTGAGAGAAAAAGAGGATCGGGCCCGCATGCTACGGGATCAACAGCTGGAGGAACGCAGACGGAAAATGGCCGACAGCCGCCTTAAATACGAGCAGCGCCACCAGCATGTGGAGGAGCGCCGTGCCGAGCGCTTGCAAGAGGAAATGGTGAGAATGAGAGCCGTCTGG GAGCGCCGTGAAGCCGCactaaagaaaacagacgacgGTTACCAGAGAGCGcaggcacaacaacaacaacaacagcagcagcagcaacaacagcagacGCAGCAGAAGCGATGGTCATGGGGTTCAAACATCACCAGCCCCCAGCTGTCTTCTCTTTTTGGCGCCTCCCCTCCAG GCGGGGAAGCCCTCAGACCAGGCCAGCGGTCCTTGTCGGCCGTTAATCTGTCGGCACGAGCGGAGGCGGTCACAAAACGATTGTTTTCACCCAAATCGCCGACTAGCGAGGGGTCGCCGTCGCCCAGCAAGCCAG CTTCTCGTCCCAGATCCAGCCAATCAGACCACTCCATTTCCAGCCTGTCACCACGGCGGGACTTCCGCAGACCCACGTCGACCGGCGCGGGCCGGGCGCGTACGCCCATGCGGTCCCGCAGCTCGGACAGACTCCGCATGAGCAGCGCCCCCCCTGCTGCAGGGAAGGAGCGAGCAGAAGGAGACAAAGACGGCGACAAGGAAAATCAAACTAAGGCCAAACCGCCAGAGAAG TCTACCCCCAAGAGAACACCATCCCCAGGGGTGAAGCGGACCCCCTCCCCTGCTGCAGCCAAACCCCCACCCTCCCCGAGGAACGCCTCCACGGCTGCGGCCAAACCTCCGCCGGCCCCGCGCCAGTCCAGCCCGGCCACAACACCAGGATCAGCTGGCAAAAGACCGCCCTCTCCTGCGTCAGCGGCTAGTAAGAGACCGCCGTCCCCCGCTGCCGCTGGGAACAAGCGAACCCCATCCCCAGCCAGCACACGGGCGAGACCGCCTTCCCCTGGCGCCGCTGCAAGGTCCAAACCAACTCCCAAACCAACACCCAAGGAGAAAACACCGTCACCAACGAAGGAAATAAAGAAACCACTTGTACCCGTGAAGTCCACACCTCCCACCATAGAAGTCACTGCACAGCCAGACAAAGAACCGGTCAAGCCACAGGTGAAGCCGGCTGCAGAGACAAAACCAGAGGAACCTAAAGCAGCTGAACCTGAAGAAAAACCTGCTGAAGTGGTGGTGAAGCCAGCTGAGCCAGAACAGAAACCAGCAGCACCAGTTGAACCTGAAGTAAAACCACCTGTTCCAGATGAGACACCCAAACCAGCTGAGCCAGCGAAACCAACTGAGACGCCTAAACCAGCTGAGACACCTAAACCAACTGAGACACCTAAGCCAGCTGAACCAGCTAAAGAACCTGAGCCAGCTAAAGCACCTGAACCAGCTAAAGCACCTGAGCCAGCTAAAGCACCGGAGCCAACTAAACCAGCTGAAAAAGTTCCTGCGCCAGCAGAAAAACCAGCTGCCCAGCCTGCTGCACCAG CAGAAGATAAGGGCAAGGCAGTCCTAACAGATGAGGAGGCAGCGAAGGCAGCCCTGGCGGAGAGACGACGCATGGTTCGCGAGCAGCGTGAGCGCGAGGCCGAGCTTGAGAGACAgcgacaggaggaggagaaacgCCGGGCTGAGGAGGAAGAAAAGAGAagactggaggaggag GCAAGACTTGAGGAAGAGCAGCGCCGCCTAGCAGAGGAGTACAAAAAGGCAGAGGAAGAGCGGCTGAAAAAAGCTATCGAGGAAGCTGAGAAACAAAAGCGAGAGGAAGAAGAGAAACAGAAAGAACTTGAGAAACAG AGAGAAGAGGAGGAACGTAAAGCCCGAGAGGAAGCAGAGAAGCGCCAGCGGGAGTTGGAGGAGCGATTGGCAAAGGAGGAACAGGAACGACAGGAGAGGAAGAAG AGATTAGAGATGATTATGTCAAGAACAAGAAAGAGTGGAACCCCAGGCAAG GATAAGGGAGAGAAGACAGAGTCTGGAGGCGAGGCCGGTTCAGAAAGTCCCACCAAGGAGCCCTCTCAGGGAACAGAAGACGTTGCTAAGGAAACCGTAGATAGAGGCAGAGCTGAAGGAGAAAGTGAAAAGGAGGAGAGTGAAAGTGAGGGTCCATCAGCCGTGCCACAGGGAGACGCGGGGCAGGGGAAGAGTTTGTTTGACGAGCTCGCAGAAATCGGTGGGCCTGCGGGTCAGGTATCAGGCGCTGCCGGGGCGCAGCAAGGGTCTACTGAAGACAG TGAGGAGAAGCCTGACATCACAGACCAGGTCCTGGTACAGCTTGGGCTGACCCCAGAAGCACCAGCGCCGGCCAGCGAGCCTGCAACAGGCCAGGAAGCCGGCGACTTCGAGGAGCTAATTTCCCTAGATAGCAGTACTGTACAGCACGTTCAAGCCCCCCATCAGAATGGGTCCACGGTCCATGATCTTATAGACATTGGAGACGGTCACAAGACTAGCCAGTTAGATGGAGGAGATATCATAGAACCCGACAACCAGCCTATAATAGCATTCGTCAACGGAGACATTAAGAAACCTGTACAGGAAAACGTTAATG ACCTGCTCTGA
- the LOC136437407 gene encoding ensconsin-like isoform X9: MAENGSREQATSLDELRAKRAAGNRSKSADRPAAGKGTARHTSPVPRLPGQPGGFPWQPAEVLDGSPIRSRDERFDAVRARQDQMRQKLALDAAALREKEDRARMLRDQQLEERRRKMADSRLKYEQRHQHVEERRAERLQEEMVRMRAVWERREAALKKTDDGYQRAQAQQQQQQQQQQQQQTQQKRWSWGSNITSPQLSSLFGASPPASRPRSSQSDHSISSLSPRRDFRRPTSTGAGRARTPMRSRSSDRLRMSSAPPAAGKERAEGDKDGDKENQTKAKPPEKSTPKRTPSPGVKRTPSPAAAKPPPSPRNASTAAAKPPPAPRQSSPATTPGSAGKRPPSPASAASKRPPSPAAAGNKRTPSPASTRARPPSPGAAARSKPTPKPTPKEKTPSPTKEIKKPLVPVKSTPPTIEVTAQPDKEPVKPQVKPAAETKPEEPKAAEPEEKPAEVVVKPAEPEQKPAAPVEPEVKPPVPDETPKPAEPAKPTETPKPAETPKPTETPKPAEPAKEPEPAKAPEPAKAPEPAKAPEPTKPAEKVPAPAEKPAAQPAAPAEDKGKAVLTDEEAAKAALAERRRMVREQREREAELERQRQEEEKRRAEEEEKRRLEEEARLEEEQRRLAEEYKKAEEERLKKAIEEAEKQKREEEEKQKELEKQREEEERKAREEAEKRQRELEERLAKEEQERQERKKRLEMIMSRTRKSGTPGKDKGEKTESGGEAGSESPTKEPSQGTEDVAKETVDRGRAEGESEKEESESEGPSAVPQGDAGQGKSLFDELAEIGGPAGQVSGAAGAQQGSTEDSEEKPDITDQVLVQLGLTPEAPAPASEPATGQEAGDFEELISLDSSTVQHVQAPHQNGSTVHDLIDIGDGHKTSQLDGGDIIEPDNQPIIAFVNGDIKKPVQENVNDLL; encoded by the exons CTGCAGGCAACAGAAGCAAGTCAGCTGACCGGCCTGCTGCAGGAAAGGGCACTGCACGTCACACCTCACCTGTGCCAAGGTTACCCGGGCAACCAGGtgggtttccatggcaaccagctGAAG TGTTGGATGGTTCGCCGATAAGGTCTCGAGATGAACGGTTTGACGCTGTCCGAGCTCGTCAGGATCAGATGCGCCAAAAGCTTG CTCTCGATGCAGCAGCACTGAGAGAAAAAGAGGATCGGGCCCGCATGCTACGGGATCAACAGCTGGAGGAACGCAGACGGAAAATGGCCGACAGCCGCCTTAAATACGAGCAGCGCCACCAGCATGTGGAGGAGCGCCGTGCCGAGCGCTTGCAAGAGGAAATGGTGAGAATGAGAGCCGTCTGG GAGCGCCGTGAAGCCGCactaaagaaaacagacgacgGTTACCAGAGAGCGcaggcacaacaacaacaacaacagcagcagcagcaacaacagcagacGCAGCAGAAGCGATGGTCATGGGGTTCAAACATCACCAGCCCCCAGCTGTCTTCTCTTTTTGGCGCCTCCCCTCCAG CTTCTCGTCCCAGATCCAGCCAATCAGACCACTCCATTTCCAGCCTGTCACCACGGCGGGACTTCCGCAGACCCACGTCGACCGGCGCGGGCCGGGCGCGTACGCCCATGCGGTCCCGCAGCTCGGACAGACTCCGCATGAGCAGCGCCCCCCCTGCTGCAGGGAAGGAGCGAGCAGAAGGAGACAAAGACGGCGACAAGGAAAATCAAACTAAGGCCAAACCGCCAGAGAAG TCTACCCCCAAGAGAACACCATCCCCAGGGGTGAAGCGGACCCCCTCCCCTGCTGCAGCCAAACCCCCACCCTCCCCGAGGAACGCCTCCACGGCTGCGGCCAAACCTCCGCCGGCCCCGCGCCAGTCCAGCCCGGCCACAACACCAGGATCAGCTGGCAAAAGACCGCCCTCTCCTGCGTCAGCGGCTAGTAAGAGACCGCCGTCCCCCGCTGCCGCTGGGAACAAGCGAACCCCATCCCCAGCCAGCACACGGGCGAGACCGCCTTCCCCTGGCGCCGCTGCAAGGTCCAAACCAACTCCCAAACCAACACCCAAGGAGAAAACACCGTCACCAACGAAGGAAATAAAGAAACCACTTGTACCCGTGAAGTCCACACCTCCCACCATAGAAGTCACTGCACAGCCAGACAAAGAACCGGTCAAGCCACAGGTGAAGCCGGCTGCAGAGACAAAACCAGAGGAACCTAAAGCAGCTGAACCTGAAGAAAAACCTGCTGAAGTGGTGGTGAAGCCAGCTGAGCCAGAACAGAAACCAGCAGCACCAGTTGAACCTGAAGTAAAACCACCTGTTCCAGATGAGACACCCAAACCAGCTGAGCCAGCGAAACCAACTGAGACGCCTAAACCAGCTGAGACACCTAAACCAACTGAGACACCTAAGCCAGCTGAACCAGCTAAAGAACCTGAGCCAGCTAAAGCACCTGAACCAGCTAAAGCACCTGAGCCAGCTAAAGCACCGGAGCCAACTAAACCAGCTGAAAAAGTTCCTGCGCCAGCAGAAAAACCAGCTGCCCAGCCTGCTGCACCAG CAGAAGATAAGGGCAAGGCAGTCCTAACAGATGAGGAGGCAGCGAAGGCAGCCCTGGCGGAGAGACGACGCATGGTTCGCGAGCAGCGTGAGCGCGAGGCCGAGCTTGAGAGACAgcgacaggaggaggagaaacgCCGGGCTGAGGAGGAAGAAAAGAGAagactggaggaggag GCAAGACTTGAGGAAGAGCAGCGCCGCCTAGCAGAGGAGTACAAAAAGGCAGAGGAAGAGCGGCTGAAAAAAGCTATCGAGGAAGCTGAGAAACAAAAGCGAGAGGAAGAAGAGAAACAGAAAGAACTTGAGAAACAG AGAGAAGAGGAGGAACGTAAAGCCCGAGAGGAAGCAGAGAAGCGCCAGCGGGAGTTGGAGGAGCGATTGGCAAAGGAGGAACAGGAACGACAGGAGAGGAAGAAG AGATTAGAGATGATTATGTCAAGAACAAGAAAGAGTGGAACCCCAGGCAAG GATAAGGGAGAGAAGACAGAGTCTGGAGGCGAGGCCGGTTCAGAAAGTCCCACCAAGGAGCCCTCTCAGGGAACAGAAGACGTTGCTAAGGAAACCGTAGATAGAGGCAGAGCTGAAGGAGAAAGTGAAAAGGAGGAGAGTGAAAGTGAGGGTCCATCAGCCGTGCCACAGGGAGACGCGGGGCAGGGGAAGAGTTTGTTTGACGAGCTCGCAGAAATCGGTGGGCCTGCGGGTCAGGTATCAGGCGCTGCCGGGGCGCAGCAAGGGTCTACTGAAGACAG TGAGGAGAAGCCTGACATCACAGACCAGGTCCTGGTACAGCTTGGGCTGACCCCAGAAGCACCAGCGCCGGCCAGCGAGCCTGCAACAGGCCAGGAAGCCGGCGACTTCGAGGAGCTAATTTCCCTAGATAGCAGTACTGTACAGCACGTTCAAGCCCCCCATCAGAATGGGTCCACGGTCCATGATCTTATAGACATTGGAGACGGTCACAAGACTAGCCAGTTAGATGGAGGAGATATCATAGAACCCGACAACCAGCCTATAATAGCATTCGTCAACGGAGACATTAAGAAACCTGTACAGGAAAACGTTAATG ACCTGCTCTGA
- the LOC136437407 gene encoding ensconsin-like isoform X5, translated as MAENGSREQATSLDELRAKRAAGNRSKSADRPAAGKGTARHTSPVPRLPGQPGGFPWQPAEALDAAALREKEDRARMLRDQQLEERRRKMADSRLKYEQRHQHVEERRAERLQEEMVRMRAVWERREAALKKTDDGYQRAQAQQQQQQQQQQQQQTQQKRWSWGSNITSPQLSSLFGASPPANGKEQLFPAKRSTSSMNLSARAEAITKRLSTSTTSLSQRSAPSSLTSPGGEALRPGQRSLSAVNLSARAEAVTKRLFSPKSPTSEGSPSPSKPASRPRSSQSDHSISSLSPRRDFRRPTSTGAGRARTPMRSRSSDRLRMSSAPPAAGKERAEGDKDGDKENQTKAKPPEKSTPKRTPSPGVKRTPSPAAAKPPPSPRNASTAAAKPPPAPRQSSPATTPGSAGKRPPSPASAASKRPPSPAAAGNKRTPSPASTRARPPSPGAAARSKPTPKPTPKEKTPSPTKEIKKPLVPVKSTPPTIEVTAQPDKEPVKPQVKPAAETKPEEPKAAEPEEKPAEVVVKPAEPEQKPAAPVEPEVKPPVPDETPKPAEPAKPTETPKPAETPKPTETPKPAEPAKEPEPAKAPEPAKAPEPAKAPEPTKPAEKVPAPAEKPAAQPAAPAEDKGKAVLTDEEAAKAALAERRRMVREQREREAELERQRQEEEKRRAEEEEKRRLEEEARLEEEQRRLAEEYKKAEEERLKKAIEEAEKQKREEEEKQKELEKQREEEERKAREEAEKRQRELEERLAKEEQERQERKKRLEMIMSRTRKSGTPGKDKGEKTESGGEAGSESPTKEPSQGTEDVAKETVDRGRAEGESEKEESESEGPSAVPQGDAGQGKSLFDELAEIGGPAGQVSGAAGAQQGSTEDSEEKPDITDQVLVQLGLTPEAPAPASEPATGQEAGDFEELISLDSSTVQHVQAPHQNGSTVHDLIDIGDGHKTSQLDGGDIIEPDNQPIIAFVNGDIKKPVQENVNDLL; from the exons CTGCAGGCAACAGAAGCAAGTCAGCTGACCGGCCTGCTGCAGGAAAGGGCACTGCACGTCACACCTCACCTGTGCCAAGGTTACCCGGGCAACCAGGtgggtttccatggcaaccagctGAAG CTCTCGATGCAGCAGCACTGAGAGAAAAAGAGGATCGGGCCCGCATGCTACGGGATCAACAGCTGGAGGAACGCAGACGGAAAATGGCCGACAGCCGCCTTAAATACGAGCAGCGCCACCAGCATGTGGAGGAGCGCCGTGCCGAGCGCTTGCAAGAGGAAATGGTGAGAATGAGAGCCGTCTGG GAGCGCCGTGAAGCCGCactaaagaaaacagacgacgGTTACCAGAGAGCGcaggcacaacaacaacaacaacagcagcagcagcaacaacagcagacGCAGCAGAAGCGATGGTCATGGGGTTCAAACATCACCAGCCCCCAGCTGTCTTCTCTTTTTGGCGCCTCCCCTCCAG CTAATGGAAAAGAACAGCTGTTTCCTGCCAAGAGGTCAACGTCCTCCATGAACCTCTCGGCGCGAGCAGAAGCCATAACCAAACGTCTGTCTACGTCCACGACCAGCCTGTCCCAGCGCAGTGCACCCTCCTCTCTAACGTCACCTG GCGGGGAAGCCCTCAGACCAGGCCAGCGGTCCTTGTCGGCCGTTAATCTGTCGGCACGAGCGGAGGCGGTCACAAAACGATTGTTTTCACCCAAATCGCCGACTAGCGAGGGGTCGCCGTCGCCCAGCAAGCCAG CTTCTCGTCCCAGATCCAGCCAATCAGACCACTCCATTTCCAGCCTGTCACCACGGCGGGACTTCCGCAGACCCACGTCGACCGGCGCGGGCCGGGCGCGTACGCCCATGCGGTCCCGCAGCTCGGACAGACTCCGCATGAGCAGCGCCCCCCCTGCTGCAGGGAAGGAGCGAGCAGAAGGAGACAAAGACGGCGACAAGGAAAATCAAACTAAGGCCAAACCGCCAGAGAAG TCTACCCCCAAGAGAACACCATCCCCAGGGGTGAAGCGGACCCCCTCCCCTGCTGCAGCCAAACCCCCACCCTCCCCGAGGAACGCCTCCACGGCTGCGGCCAAACCTCCGCCGGCCCCGCGCCAGTCCAGCCCGGCCACAACACCAGGATCAGCTGGCAAAAGACCGCCCTCTCCTGCGTCAGCGGCTAGTAAGAGACCGCCGTCCCCCGCTGCCGCTGGGAACAAGCGAACCCCATCCCCAGCCAGCACACGGGCGAGACCGCCTTCCCCTGGCGCCGCTGCAAGGTCCAAACCAACTCCCAAACCAACACCCAAGGAGAAAACACCGTCACCAACGAAGGAAATAAAGAAACCACTTGTACCCGTGAAGTCCACACCTCCCACCATAGAAGTCACTGCACAGCCAGACAAAGAACCGGTCAAGCCACAGGTGAAGCCGGCTGCAGAGACAAAACCAGAGGAACCTAAAGCAGCTGAACCTGAAGAAAAACCTGCTGAAGTGGTGGTGAAGCCAGCTGAGCCAGAACAGAAACCAGCAGCACCAGTTGAACCTGAAGTAAAACCACCTGTTCCAGATGAGACACCCAAACCAGCTGAGCCAGCGAAACCAACTGAGACGCCTAAACCAGCTGAGACACCTAAACCAACTGAGACACCTAAGCCAGCTGAACCAGCTAAAGAACCTGAGCCAGCTAAAGCACCTGAACCAGCTAAAGCACCTGAGCCAGCTAAAGCACCGGAGCCAACTAAACCAGCTGAAAAAGTTCCTGCGCCAGCAGAAAAACCAGCTGCCCAGCCTGCTGCACCAG CAGAAGATAAGGGCAAGGCAGTCCTAACAGATGAGGAGGCAGCGAAGGCAGCCCTGGCGGAGAGACGACGCATGGTTCGCGAGCAGCGTGAGCGCGAGGCCGAGCTTGAGAGACAgcgacaggaggaggagaaacgCCGGGCTGAGGAGGAAGAAAAGAGAagactggaggaggag GCAAGACTTGAGGAAGAGCAGCGCCGCCTAGCAGAGGAGTACAAAAAGGCAGAGGAAGAGCGGCTGAAAAAAGCTATCGAGGAAGCTGAGAAACAAAAGCGAGAGGAAGAAGAGAAACAGAAAGAACTTGAGAAACAG AGAGAAGAGGAGGAACGTAAAGCCCGAGAGGAAGCAGAGAAGCGCCAGCGGGAGTTGGAGGAGCGATTGGCAAAGGAGGAACAGGAACGACAGGAGAGGAAGAAG AGATTAGAGATGATTATGTCAAGAACAAGAAAGAGTGGAACCCCAGGCAAG GATAAGGGAGAGAAGACAGAGTCTGGAGGCGAGGCCGGTTCAGAAAGTCCCACCAAGGAGCCCTCTCAGGGAACAGAAGACGTTGCTAAGGAAACCGTAGATAGAGGCAGAGCTGAAGGAGAAAGTGAAAAGGAGGAGAGTGAAAGTGAGGGTCCATCAGCCGTGCCACAGGGAGACGCGGGGCAGGGGAAGAGTTTGTTTGACGAGCTCGCAGAAATCGGTGGGCCTGCGGGTCAGGTATCAGGCGCTGCCGGGGCGCAGCAAGGGTCTACTGAAGACAG TGAGGAGAAGCCTGACATCACAGACCAGGTCCTGGTACAGCTTGGGCTGACCCCAGAAGCACCAGCGCCGGCCAGCGAGCCTGCAACAGGCCAGGAAGCCGGCGACTTCGAGGAGCTAATTTCCCTAGATAGCAGTACTGTACAGCACGTTCAAGCCCCCCATCAGAATGGGTCCACGGTCCATGATCTTATAGACATTGGAGACGGTCACAAGACTAGCCAGTTAGATGGAGGAGATATCATAGAACCCGACAACCAGCCTATAATAGCATTCGTCAACGGAGACATTAAGAAACCTGTACAGGAAAACGTTAATG ACCTGCTCTGA